One part of the Geoalkalibacter sp. genome encodes these proteins:
- a CDS encoding response regulator: protein MFGLLIADDDLESRKQIADLFIEAGYHVTVTNSVANALYGVLKKTAQVVLISSQFDELTAVDLIPLLKHCDRDLTIILIGSEESLPSIRKARKEGIFYHALKPVRPDDGEEIRLAVKCAYERLIARKHVLAYG, encoded by the coding sequence ATGTTTGGACTTCTCATTGCAGACGACGACCTGGAGTCCAGAAAACAGATAGCGGATCTGTTCATCGAAGCCGGCTACCATGTAACCGTGACCAATTCCGTTGCCAATGCCTTGTACGGGGTTCTCAAGAAAACGGCCCAGGTTGTGTTGATCAGCAGCCAATTCGATGAGCTCACGGCTGTGGACCTGATTCCCTTGTTGAAGCACTGCGATCGGGATCTCACCATCATCCTGATCGGCAGTGAGGAGTCCCTGCCTTCCATCCGCAAGGCACGGAAAGAAGGAATTTTTTATCACGCCCTCAAGCCGGTGCGCCCGGATGACGGCGAGGAAATCAGGCTGGCCGTGAAATGTGCCTATGAACGCCTGATCGCGCGCAAGCATGTCCTTGCCTACGGCTGA
- a CDS encoding 4Fe-4S dicluster domain-containing protein, translating into MSRRKFLAASMAGSAAATLSLTSGAFGAALLEGYPDGMGVLVDMTRCIGCRSCEAACNKEQRLPAPDMAFDDPAAFDYSYHAGQKRRTTEAAYTVVNRYEIKGEEQPVYRKIQCNHCNEPACLTSCFVNAYTKTKEGAVVFNDKVCVGCRTCMVACPFNIPAYSYSSAFNPVVKKCVFCYETRLKNGLPPACVEICPQEALTFGNRRDLIKIAHQRINDNPGRYVDHLYGEKELGGTSWMYLSSVPFEQLAFDTTLGREPIISNVKGFLGAVPMVLAIWPALFTGFHLLATKKKHAEGHQDDHHIQEDDKR; encoded by the coding sequence ATTTCCAGAAGAAAATTCTTGGCCGCCAGCATGGCCGGCAGCGCCGCCGCCACCCTGTCCCTGACCTCTGGAGCCTTCGGTGCCGCACTGCTCGAAGGCTATCCCGACGGCATGGGTGTTCTCGTCGACATGACCCGCTGCATCGGGTGCCGCAGCTGCGAGGCGGCGTGCAACAAGGAGCAGCGTCTGCCCGCGCCCGATATGGCCTTCGACGACCCGGCGGCCTTTGATTACTCCTACCACGCGGGGCAGAAGCGGCGCACCACCGAGGCGGCCTACACCGTGGTCAATCGCTACGAGATCAAGGGCGAGGAGCAGCCGGTCTACCGCAAGATCCAGTGCAACCACTGCAACGAGCCGGCCTGCCTGACCTCCTGTTTCGTCAATGCCTACACCAAGACCAAGGAAGGCGCGGTGGTGTTCAACGACAAGGTGTGCGTCGGCTGCCGCACCTGCATGGTCGCCTGTCCCTTCAATATTCCGGCGTACAGCTATTCGAGCGCCTTCAACCCCGTCGTGAAGAAGTGCGTGTTCTGCTACGAGACGCGGCTGAAAAACGGCCTGCCGCCGGCCTGCGTGGAGATCTGCCCGCAGGAGGCGCTGACCTTCGGCAACCGGCGCGATCTGATCAAGATCGCTCATCAGCGCATCAACGACAACCCCGGGCGCTATGTCGATCATCTCTACGGCGAAAAGGAGCTCGGCGGCACCAGTTGGATGTATCTCTCCAGCGTGCCCTTTGAGCAGCTGGCCTTCGACACGACCCTGGGGCGCGAGCCGATCATCTCCAACGTCAAGGGCTTCCTCGGCGCGGTGCCCATGGTGCTGGCCATCTGGCCCGCCCTGTTCACCGGCTTCCACCTGCTGGCGACCAAGAAAAAACATGCCGAGGGTCACCAGGATGATCACCATATTCAGGAGGATGACAAGCGATGA
- a CDS encoding cytochrome c3 family protein, which produces MAKLKRTKIALMFFLAVGVGSGAAALGMDLPETVLLNSLSKYYTGVVFDHALHEQVADCASCHHHTTGMPSQDPDCMRCHAGTTEMGVVACRDCHAAEPFSAGYLKAKKADTHRYHTDQLGLKGAYHQSCLGCHQAMGAPSGCLDCHPRNQAGDELFRAGAPLSAGPAASR; this is translated from the coding sequence ATGGCTAAGCTGAAGAGAACCAAAATCGCACTGATGTTCTTCCTGGCGGTCGGCGTGGGTTCCGGGGCGGCGGCCTTGGGCATGGATCTGCCCGAAACCGTTCTGTTGAATTCCTTGTCGAAGTATTACACCGGCGTCGTTTTTGATCATGCCCTGCATGAGCAGGTGGCGGACTGCGCGAGCTGCCATCATCACACCACGGGGATGCCGTCCCAGGATCCCGACTGCATGAGATGTCATGCGGGCACCACCGAGATGGGGGTGGTCGCCTGTCGCGACTGCCACGCCGCCGAGCCATTCTCGGCCGGCTATCTCAAGGCCAAGAAGGCGGACACCCATCGCTATCATACTGATCAGCTGGGGCTCAAGGGCGCCTACCATCAGAGCTGCCTGGGCTGCCATCAGGCCATGGGGGCACCCAGCGGATGCCTGGACTGTCATCCACGCAATCAGGCCGGCGACGAGCTGTTCCGGGCGGGCGCGCCTTTGTCCGCCGGCCCGGCGGCATCCCGATGA